One window from the genome of Jiangella alba encodes:
- the nagA gene encoding N-acetylglucosamine-6-phosphate deacetylase encodes MTAPAGGESWPGDLPEREQPAPRRKKPVRTALTGGTLLWADGRLAPGTVVFGNGVVQTIAAGEVPAGTEPTDAVRVDIVHDVTGHVIAPGFVDTHVHGGLGESFMTADAASGTRISRWLAAGGVTACLATTTSVETTQLHQTLAGLAALRGRLAGGLGIELLGIHVEGPFLSDAHRGAHQREHLRLPSPEAVDALLEAGDGAVQVVTLAPELPDGMDTVARLADAGVHPSLGHSAASFQQAKAAIGRGLDRAAHLYNALPPIHHRAPGPVPALLTDPRVRCELIGDGVHVAPEMLRFALDVAGWERLMLVSDGCEVAGLPLGRQRRWDRTEVEVAETAVRTAEGAVAGGVTRLSDAVRTVVRDGGISLSDALRMASAVPADSLGLADRGRLTPGRVADIVVLDADLRVRTTYVRGEIIFDREEMGTG; translated from the coding sequence GTGACGGCCCCGGCCGGAGGCGAGTCCTGGCCGGGCGACCTCCCCGAACGCGAGCAGCCCGCGCCTCGGCGGAAGAAGCCGGTGCGCACCGCGCTGACCGGCGGCACGCTCCTGTGGGCCGACGGCCGGCTGGCGCCGGGCACCGTGGTGTTCGGCAACGGCGTCGTCCAGACCATCGCCGCCGGCGAGGTCCCCGCCGGCACCGAGCCCACCGACGCGGTCCGGGTCGACATCGTCCACGACGTCACCGGGCACGTCATCGCGCCGGGCTTCGTCGACACCCACGTCCATGGCGGCCTGGGCGAGAGCTTCATGACCGCCGACGCCGCGTCCGGAACCCGCATCTCACGCTGGCTGGCCGCCGGCGGCGTCACCGCCTGTCTGGCCACCACGACCAGTGTCGAGACCACCCAGCTGCACCAGACGCTGGCCGGGCTGGCGGCCCTGCGCGGCCGGCTGGCCGGCGGGCTGGGCATCGAACTGCTCGGCATCCACGTCGAGGGACCGTTCCTCTCCGACGCCCACCGCGGCGCGCACCAGCGCGAGCACCTGCGGCTGCCGTCGCCGGAGGCGGTCGACGCGCTGCTGGAGGCCGGCGACGGCGCCGTCCAGGTGGTGACGCTGGCGCCCGAACTGCCCGACGGCATGGACACCGTCGCCCGGCTGGCCGACGCCGGCGTGCACCCGTCGCTGGGCCACTCCGCCGCCTCGTTCCAGCAGGCCAAGGCCGCCATCGGGCGCGGGCTGGACCGCGCCGCGCACCTGTACAACGCGCTGCCGCCGATCCACCACCGCGCGCCCGGCCCGGTTCCGGCGCTGCTCACCGACCCGCGGGTGCGGTGCGAGCTGATCGGCGACGGCGTCCACGTCGCGCCGGAGATGCTCCGGTTCGCCCTCGACGTCGCCGGTTGGGAGCGGCTCATGCTGGTCAGCGACGGATGCGAGGTGGCCGGCCTGCCGCTGGGACGGCAGCGGCGCTGGGACCGCACCGAGGTCGAGGTGGCCGAGACCGCGGTGCGGACCGCGGAGGGCGCGGTCGCGGGCGGCGTCACCCGGCTCAGCGACGCCGTGCGCACCGTCGTCCGCGACGGCGGCATCTCCCTCTCCGACGCCCTGCGGATGGCGTCGGCCGTCCCCGCGGACTCGCTCGGGCTGGCCGACCGCGGCCGCCTGACCCCCGGCCGCGTGGCCGACATCGTCGTTCTGGACGCCGACCTGCGGGTCCGCACCACGTACGTCCGCGGCGAGATCATCTTCGACCGCGAGGAGATGGGCACCGGCTGA
- a CDS encoding glycerate kinase, which produces MRILVAPDKFAGTLTAVEAADAIAEGWRRCAPGDDVVTVPMADGGPGFVDVLHSSLGGELLAATVSGPLGEPVPATFLLAGDAAYIESAQACGLALLPLSDDGRTPVPGVAARASTYGVGELIAHAVDAGARRVVVGLGGSGTNDGGAGLLAALGAVATPSEALRGGPESLAGLSALDLAPAKARLDGVELVAASDVDNPLLGLRGATNVFGPQKGLVSDSDRLAADGALTTFADLADRRVADHRGAGAAGGLGYGLLLLGGVREPGFDTVAHAVGLPELVAGVDLVITGEGKLDWQSMSGKVVSGLAALAGPALRPCLAFAGAVQVGNRELRANGIEAAYAMVDIVGADASFGRPRESLAAVAERVARTWSR; this is translated from the coding sequence ATGCGGATCCTGGTTGCACCGGACAAGTTCGCTGGCACACTCACCGCCGTCGAGGCGGCCGACGCCATCGCCGAGGGCTGGCGGCGCTGCGCGCCCGGCGACGACGTCGTCACGGTCCCGATGGCCGACGGCGGGCCCGGCTTCGTCGACGTCCTGCATTCCAGCCTGGGCGGCGAGCTGCTCGCCGCCACCGTCAGCGGGCCGCTCGGCGAGCCCGTCCCGGCGACGTTCCTGCTGGCCGGCGACGCCGCGTACATCGAGTCGGCGCAGGCCTGCGGGCTGGCGCTGCTGCCGCTGTCCGACGACGGTCGCACGCCGGTCCCGGGCGTCGCGGCGCGGGCGTCCACGTACGGCGTCGGCGAGCTGATCGCGCACGCCGTCGACGCAGGGGCCCGGCGGGTCGTGGTGGGGCTGGGCGGGTCGGGGACGAACGACGGCGGCGCGGGCCTGCTCGCGGCGCTGGGCGCGGTGGCGACGCCGTCCGAGGCGCTGCGGGGCGGGCCGGAGTCCCTGGCCGGGCTGTCGGCGCTGGACCTCGCGCCGGCGAAGGCCCGGCTGGACGGCGTCGAGCTGGTCGCCGCGTCCGACGTCGACAACCCGCTGCTGGGGCTGCGCGGCGCCACCAACGTGTTCGGGCCGCAGAAGGGCCTCGTCTCCGACTCCGACCGTCTGGCCGCCGACGGCGCGCTGACGACGTTCGCCGACCTCGCCGACCGGCGCGTCGCCGACCACCGGGGCGCGGGCGCGGCGGGCGGGCTGGGCTACGGGCTGCTGCTGCTCGGCGGCGTCCGCGAGCCCGGCTTCGACACCGTCGCGCACGCCGTCGGGCTGCCCGAGCTGGTCGCCGGCGTCGACCTCGTCATCACGGGGGAGGGGAAGCTGGACTGGCAGTCGATGAGCGGCAAGGTCGTGTCCGGGCTGGCCGCGCTGGCCGGGCCGGCGCTGCGCCCGTGCCTCGCGTTCGCCGGCGCCGTGCAGGTCGGCAACCGCGAGCTGCGCGCCAACGGTATCGAGGCCGCGTACGCGATGGTCGACATCGTCGGCGCCGACGCCTCGTTCGGCCGGCCGCGGGAGAGCCTGGCCGCCGTCGCCGAGCGGGTCGCGAGGACCTGGAGCCGGTGA
- a CDS encoding HesB/IscA family protein, with amino-acid sequence MTVQDQVTDGVVLTDGAASKVKALLDQEGRDDLALRIAVQPGGCSGLRYQLFFDERSLDGDVVKDFSGVNVVVDRMSAPYLGGATIDFVDSIEKQGFTIDNPNAGGSCACGDSFH; translated from the coding sequence ATGACGGTTCAGGATCAGGTCACCGACGGTGTCGTGCTGACGGACGGCGCGGCGTCCAAGGTGAAGGCGCTGCTCGACCAGGAGGGCCGCGACGACCTGGCGCTGCGCATCGCCGTTCAGCCCGGTGGCTGTTCGGGCCTGCGCTACCAGCTGTTCTTCGACGAGCGGTCGCTCGACGGCGACGTCGTCAAGGACTTCAGCGGCGTCAACGTCGTGGTCGACCGCATGAGCGCCCCGTACCTCGGTGGCGCCACCATCGACTTCGTCGACAGCATCGAGAAGCAGGGGTTCACCATCGACAACCCCAACGCCGGCGGGTCCTGCGCCTGCGGCGACTCCTTCCACTGA
- the coxB gene encoding cytochrome c oxidase subunit II, producing MTAAVLLLGTILVLGGCSAQQRDEWSRLALPEGATKETPLIGNLWIGAWIAAFAVGALVWGLIIWAVIAYRRRGDELPKQTRFNIPIEFLYTVAPLFVLVPLFYYTADHQEQLTDTSQEPDLVVNVIGQQWSWTFNYMDEDVHDVGTINDRPTLYLPVNQTVRFDLESPDVIHSFWVPAFYMKMDVIPGHPNAFQVTPDREGSYAGRCAELCGAYHQSMLFNVEVVSEQEYQDHIEQLRETGQEGIIEPPIRGAFDDKVLDDKNTGPTGGDHE from the coding sequence GTGACCGCCGCCGTTCTCCTCCTCGGCACGATCCTCGTGCTGGGTGGTTGCTCGGCACAGCAGCGCGACGAATGGTCGCGGCTGGCGCTCCCCGAGGGCGCCACCAAAGAGACGCCGCTGATCGGCAACCTGTGGATCGGCGCCTGGATCGCCGCGTTCGCGGTCGGCGCCCTGGTCTGGGGCCTGATCATCTGGGCGGTCATCGCCTACCGCCGCCGCGGCGACGAACTGCCGAAGCAGACACGGTTCAACATCCCGATCGAGTTCCTCTACACGGTCGCGCCGCTGTTCGTGCTGGTCCCGCTCTTCTACTACACGGCCGACCACCAGGAACAGCTCACCGACACGTCGCAGGAGCCCGACCTCGTGGTCAACGTCATCGGCCAGCAGTGGTCGTGGACGTTCAACTACATGGACGAAGACGTCCACGACGTCGGCACCATCAACGACCGGCCCACGCTGTACCTGCCGGTCAACCAGACCGTCCGTTTCGACCTCGAGTCGCCCGACGTCATCCACTCGTTCTGGGTCCCGGCGTTCTACATGAAGATGGACGTCATCCCGGGCCACCCGAACGCCTTCCAGGTGACACCCGACCGCGAGGGCTCCTACGCGGGCCGCTGCGCCGAGCTCTGCGGCGCTTACCACCAGTCCATGCTGTTCAACGTCGAGGTCGTCTCCGAGCAGGAGTACCAGGACCACATCGAGCAGCTGCGCGAGACCGGCCAGGAGGGCATCATCGAGCCGCCCATCCGCGGCGCCTTCGACGACAAGGTGCTGGACGACAAGAACACCGGCCCCACGGGTGGTGACCACGAGTGA